Proteins co-encoded in one Salvia splendens isolate huo1 chromosome 4, SspV2, whole genome shotgun sequence genomic window:
- the LOC121798910 gene encoding DNA polymerase zeta catalytic subunit-like isoform X2, which yields MHSVSLALEKALKLKGNTGSKRQHVHGCNLVRAKKFYGYHSSEELFVKLYFYHPQDVSRAANLLLVGAVLDKNLQPYESHIPFLLQFLIDYNLYGMGHLHVSKMKFRHPVPDVYSNQKFKYSGKLRTSRDDTTCTDFQADSGGDLSLATPIWISSTIPDGWIWQFSNQLSSSAGEDYPLFRRQSTSELEADAVAHDIVNQQFISYVSMSQTSSNTKMVQSLIPIWEEEHVANGVTEVMLLDPEKPPPQDVLRDLLGGAEFEKYIEVLGDSDNCSLLTPASVKSSAVCGDFLDPVAANLEESSYLPSNYLKALEKNGPLISLSSPFQKFVAAETNETDASKQLQLSADVEPSTAKDEDALRLLKWLASSQASEDINSDDELTRETILSPLLPSKEIDKVLERANVDYESESQKECQDILDSVDMINGEDQDAIPFQSAEYNDPNKRLWSRVIPQVDGSSDDPPSTPCSGESPKTEYSEAKSNVEAQSWSRIASNLRNKHLNKRPQWGSLPVCCQKVSDFSPTKVKEDLGTSWTGNEPDKLPCVKVDKKKDICHTGKASVIAECSTRDLMRRKRSCRVELADHRSPVGVRDAKLCSDSDCASRDVYLASRSRSCDENKKALTSQTKSHERKINSSVEVCSEAIHINPSCSPVLGELLGSSCEDGMDAENLLKIGKTECVNHNYSCSGEYLHSTVDCNVNVDESEQAHVSTMETFGKVLGRTMQLTDIVESCTVPSNSAARDPAYNTDCTSERFTTSISIHKLHNVPAENLKGMGRETANMQFEKSPYCGKDPGMDEAYDSSKDVDQEAETVKLTAMTIPKKPPTIERKDEGKTDASLSLQGRSGNDLQPFFERNFLEDEQLLCVNPRKSGLVDNHEAVMGVPVLYQNDGSYLYMLTPAMSPPSRQSVDRWLLSDCSDISRHKMDSPPQFLPMSDGLSGDLVEERDSQATDRSILPESPFMSVCDKRPKRTQPPEHNQEIKRKLETSFSLDTSQISGPDKKMRLTPLSQIGFRDPASAGEGQQLTLLSVEVQAKSRGDLRPDPRFDGINAIILVLQEDNASMFDTYVLLRCDSANLEKDLDAVLESKTFVFQEESQLFNHFTKLIHDFDPDILMGWDVQSGSLGFLAERAAHLGIGLLNNISRTPSRINISSADSRTSDKEKDSKSVTGEVVHLENSIIEDEWGRTHASGVHVGGRIVLNVWRLMRNEVKLNMYTVEAVAETVLRRKIPYIPWKVLTRWFASGPGRARYRSIDHTSERTKLNLQILNQLDMINRTSELARVFGIDFFSVLSRGSQYRVESMFLRLAHTQNYLAISPGTQQVASQPAMECIPLVMEPESRFYADPVVVLDFQSLYPSMVIGYNLCFCTCLGKITPPMTHGLGVCAYSPHLNTLRNLKHELLVAPNGVTYVPSKVRRGILPRLLEEILSTRIMVKQAMKKLDPSQLVRHRILNARQLALKLIANVTYGYTAAGFSGRMPCAELADSIVQCGRKTLETAISFVNSNDKWKAKVIYGDTDSMFVLLKGRSVQEAFAIGREIASAITKMNPSPVTLKMEKVYHPCFLLTKKRYVGYSYESPDQSKPIFDAKGIETVRRDTCAAVSKTMEQSLRIYFESQDIYKVKAYVLRQWTKILSGRVSIQDFVFAKEVRLGTYAERAYSLPPAAIVATKSLRKDPRAEPRYAERIPYVVIHGEPGARLMDMVVDPLELLAINSPFRLNDIYYIRKQIMPALQRVFGLVGADLNQWFLDTPRPVRETAGKRQTVAQNPQRMRIDYYYASQHCTICGEVVQGSAHLCHDCSKNETTVAIALAGRTSKLEKNIQHLTAICRHCGGGDWVVESGVKCTSLACSVFYERVKVQKELQSLPEVATATGFYPKCMVEWF from the exons ATGCATTCTGTATCTCTTGCCCTTGAGAAGGCCCTGAAG CTTAAAGGAAATACTGGCTCAAAACGTCAACATGTACATGGCTGCAATCTTGTTCGTGCCAAGAAGTTCTATGGTTATCATTCTTCAGAGGAGCTCTTTGTGAAGTTATATTT CTACCATCCACAGGATGTTTCTCGTGCTGCAAATCTTCTTCTG GTTGGTGCTGTACTAGATAAGAATTTGCAGCCATATGAATCACATATACCTTTCCTTCTGCAGTTCTTG ATTGACTACAATTTATATGGAATGGGCCATTTACACGTTTCTAAGATGAAGTTTCGCCATCCTGTTCCAGATGTTTACTCAAACCAGAAATTCAAGTACAGTGGTAAACTGAGAACATCAAGAGATGACACCACTTGCACGGATTTTCAG GCAGATTCAGGTGGTGATTTATCTTTGGCTACTCCGATATGGATATCTTCTACGATTCCTGATGGGTGGATATGGCAATTTTCAAATCAACTTAGTTCGTCAGCAGGTGAAGATTATCCACTGTTCAGGCGCCAGAGTACCTCTGAACTGGAAGCAGATGCTGTAGCACATG ATATCGTAAATCAGCAGTTTATATCATATGTCTCTATGTCTCAAACTTCTTCCAACACGAAAATGGTTCAGTCGTTAATACCAATATGGGAG GAAGAACATGTGGCGAATGGGGTAACTGAAGTCATGCTTCTTGATCCAGAGAAGCCACCACCACAAGATGTTTTAAGGGATCTGTTAGGTGGGGCTGAGTTTGAGAAATATATCGAAGTGTTAGGTGATTCGGATAACTGCTCACTTTTGACTCCTGCGTCAGTTAAGTCTTCAGCAGTTTGTGGAGATTTTCTCGACCCTGTGGCTGCTAACCTTGAAGAAAGCAGTTATTTGCCATCCAATTATTTAAAGGCACTTGAAAAGAATGGACCTCTTATATCATTAAGCTCACCATTTCAGAAATTTGTTGCAGCAGAAACTAATGAGACTGATGCATCTAAACAACTGCAACTATCTGCCGATGTGGAACCGTCAACTGCAAAG GATGAAGATGCCTTAAGGCTTTTAAAGTGGCTTGCATCTTCTCAGGCTTCAGAAGATATCAACTCAGATGATGAACTGACTCGTGAGACAATTTTAAGTCCCTTACTTCCTTCCAAAGAAATTGACAAAGTGTTAGAGAGAGCCAATGTAGATTATGAGAGTGAATCTCAAAAAGAGTGTCAAGATATTCTCGATTCTGTTGATATGATTAATGGTGAAGACCAGGATGCCATACCCTTCCAGTCTGCGGAGTACAATGATCCTAACAAACGTTTGTGGAGTAGGGTTATTCCGCAAGTGGATGGATCCAGTGACGATCCACCATCAACTCCCTGCTCAGGCGAGTCACCCAAAACAGAATATAGTGAAGCAAAGTCAAATGTTGAAGCACAATCATGGTCTAGAATAGCCTCAAACTTGAGAAATAAGCATCTAAATAAAAGACCTCAATGGGGTTCTTTACCTGTTTGTTGTCAGAAAGTGAGTGATTTTTCACCTACCAAGGTAAAAGAAGATTTGGGAACATCTTGGACTGGAAATGAACCAGATAAACTTCCATGTGTAAAAGTTGATAAGAAGAAAGATATATGTCACACTGGGAAAGCTAGTGTAATAGCTGAATGCTCCACACGGGATTTGATGAGGAGGAAACGGTCTTGTCGAGTCGAACTCGCTGATCATAGGAGCCCAGTGGGAGTTCGGGATGCAAAATTATGCTCTGATTCTGATTGTGCAAGCAGAGACGTATACCTTGCCTCAAGATCAAGGAGTTGTGATGAAAACAAAAAGGCTCTTACTTCACAGACAAAGTCACATGAAAGGAAAATAAATTCAAGTGTTGAGGTCTGCAGTGAGGCTATTCATATAAACCCATCTTGTTCCCCTGTTTTAGGGGAATTGCTTGGATCATCTTGTGAGGATGGTATGGATGCAGAAAATCTACTAAAAATAGGAAAAACTGAGTGTGTTAATCATAATTACAGCTGTTCGGGTGAATATTTGCACAGCACTGTTGATTGTAATGTGAATGTTGACGAGTCTGAACAGGCTCATGTTTCAACTATGGAGACTTTTGGTAAAGTTTTAGGTCGCACAATGCAGCTAACTGATATTGTGGAATCATGTACTGTCCCTTCAAATTCAGCTGCAAGGGACCCTGCATACAACACTGATTGCACAAGCGAAAGGTTTACAACCTCAATCTCTATTCACAAGTTGCACAATGTTCCAGCTGAGAATTTGAAGGGCATGGGAAGGGAGACAGCAAACATGCAGTTTGAAAAGTCACCATATTGTGGAAAAGATCCTGGTATGGATGAAGCTTATGACTCATCAAAAGACGTAGACCAGGAAGCTGAAACTGTAAAACTTACTGCTATGACCATCCCCAAGAAACCTCCAACTATAGAGAGGAAAGATGAGGGCAAGACTGACGCTTCTTTGTCTCTTCAGGGAAGATCTGGAAATGATTTACAGCCTTTCTTTGAGAGGAATTTCCTGGAAGACGAACAACTTCTATGTGTTAACCCTAGAAAAAGTGGGCTTGTCGATAACCATGAAGCAGTAATGGGCGTTCCTGTTCTTTACCAGAATGATGGGTCATATTTATACATGCTGACTCCTGCAATGTCACCTCCATCAAGGCAATCTGTTGATAGATGGCTGTTATCTGATTGCTCTGACATTTCCAGGCACAAGATGGACTCACCACCGCAATTTCTTCCGATGTCTGATGGATTATCTGGTGATTTGGTGGAAGAACGAGATTCTCAGGCTACTGACAGGTCCATCCTGCCTGAGTCTCCTTTTATGTCCGTGTGTGACAAAAGGCCAAAGCGAACTCAACCACCAGAGCATAATCAAGAGATTAAGAGGAAACTAGAAACTAGCTTCTCACTAGATACCTCTCAGATATCTGGTCCTGATAAAAAGATGAGGCTCACTCCATTAAGTCAGATTGGTTTTCGAGATCCAGCAAGTGCGGGTGAAGGACAGCAGCTAACATTGCTTAGTGTGGAGGTACAGGCTAAGTCTAGAGGGGATTTAAGACCTGATCCTCGCTTTGATGGCATCAATGCTATCATTCTTGTTCTTCAAGAGGACAATGCATCTATGTTCGATACTTATGTTCTTCTGCGATGTGATTCTGCTAATCTGGAAAAGGACCTTGATGCAGTTCTGGAGTCCAAGACATTTGTTTTTCAGGAAGAATCACAATTGTTTAATCATTTCACGAAGCTAATCCATGATTTTGACCCTGATATTCTTATGGGCTGGGATGTTCAAAGCGGTTCCCTTGGGTTTTTGGCTGAAAGGGCAGCACATCTTGGCATTGGTTTGCTGAATAATATATCGAGGACGCCATCTCGAATCAATATATCTTCTGCAGATTCTAGGACTTCTGACAAAGAAAAAGATTCCAAATCTGTAACTGGTGAAGTAGTTCATCTAGAGAACTCCATAATTGAGGATGAGTGGGGCCGGACGCATGCCAGTGGTGTTCATGTTGGTGGTAGAATTGTGCTCAATGTCTGGAGACTAATGCGTAATGAAGTTAAGCTAAATATGTACACAGTTGAAGCTGTTGCTGAGACAGTTCTGAGGCGAAAAATTCCATACATCCCTTGGAAAGTGCTAACAAGATGGTTTGCTAGTGGCCCTGGACGAGCAAGGTATAGATCTATTGATCATACAAGTGAGAGAACAAAGTTGAATTTACAGATTCTGAATCAGCTCGATATGATAAATCGAACATCAGAACTTGCTAGAGTATTTGGTATTGACTTCTTTTCAGTACTATCTCGAGGCTCACAGTATCGTGTTGAATCAATGTTTTTGCGTTTAGCTCACACACAAAACTATCTTGCCATTTCCCCCGGAACCCAACAGGTTGCTAGTCAACCAGCAATGGAATGTATACCGCTTGTTATGGAGCCAGAATCAAGGTTCTATGCAGATCCTGTCGTTGTTCTGGATTTTCAGTCTCTTTATCCGTCGATGGTAATTGGATATAACCTTTGCTTTTGTACATGTCTGGGAAAGATCACACCTCCAATGACACATGGACTTGGCGTCTGTGCATATTCACCACATTTAAATACGTTGCGCAATTTGAAACACGAGTTACTGGTAGCTCCAAATGGTGTCACCTATGTTCCGTCAAAGGTACGGAGAGGTATACTACCTAGGCTGTTGGAAGAGATACTATCAACCAGAATCATGGTGAAACAAGCTATGAAAAAGTTAGATCCGTCTCAGCTTGTTCGACACAGGATATTAAATGCTCGACAGCTTGCTTTAAAGCTTATAGCAAATGTCACCTATGGCTATACAGCTGCTGGGTTTAGTGGACGCATGCCTTGTGCTGAACTTGCGGATAGTATCGTGCAATGTGGCCGTAAAACTTTGGAAACTGCAATCTCTTTCGTAAACTCAAATGACAAGTGGAAAGCGAAAGTTATTTATGGTGATACAGATAG CATGTTTGTGCTCCTTAAAGGGCGGTCTGTTCAAGAAGCATTCGCGATTGGACGAGAAATTGCATCAGCAATAACCAAAATGAATCCCAGTCCTGTCACATTGAAAATGGAAAAGGTTTACCACCCCTGCTTCCTCCTTACAAAGAAGCGATATGTTGGTTACAGCTACGAGAGTCCCGATCAGAGCAAGCCGATCTTTGATGCTAAGGGTATTGAGACAGTTCGAAGAGATACATGTGCTGCTGTATCCAAAACTATGGAGCAGTCATTGAGGATCTATTTCGAAAGCCAGGATATATATAAG GTAAAAGCTTACGTGCTGCGCCAGTGGACGAAGATATTATCTGGCAGGGTCTCCATTCAGGACTTTGTTTTTGCAAAGGAGGTTCGCTTGGGCACGTATGCTGAACGTGCTTATTCACTTCCTCCGGCTGCAATTGTGGCCACCAAATCACTGCGCAAAGACCCTCGGGCAGAGCCTCGGTATGCTGAGCGGATACCTTACGTTGTGATCCATGGTGAGCCCGGTGCTCGTCTAATGGACATGGTGGTCGACCCGCTTGAACTTCTAGCCATCAATTCCCCTTTCAGACTAAATGATATCTATTACATTAGGAAACAAATCATGCCTGCATTGCAGAGAGTGTTTGGGCTGGTTGGAGCTGATCTGAACCAGTGGTTCCTGGACACACCCCGCCCGGTGCGCGAAACTGCTGGGAAACGCCAGACTGTCGCGCAGAATCCACAGAGGATGAGAATTGATTATTACTATGCTTCGCAGCATTGCACTATCTGTGGAGAGGTGGTTCAGGGATCAGCTCATCTCTGCCATGATTGTTCCAAGAATGAAACAACTGTTGCTATAGCCTTGGCGGGAAGAACTTCGAAACTCGAAAAGAATATCCAACACCTTACTGCT ATATGTCGTCATTGTGGAGGGGGGGATTGGGTTGTTGAAAGTGGAGTGAAATGTACTTCGTTAGCGTGCTCAGTTTTCTATGAGAGAGTAAAAGTTCAGAAAGAATTGCAGTCACTGCCTGAAGTAGCTACAGCAACTGGTTTCTACCCAAAATGCATGGTAGAGTGGTTCTAA